In Dethiobacter alkaliphilus AHT 1, the genomic window GAAATGAAAACTCTTTCTGCCTTTACTGCCAGAAAAGCACGGACCGAGAAGAAGAAACTGAAAATATACCGGGCTTTGGCCCTTTTGACAATCTGGATGTTGATTATGGCTTTTACTTTCTTTCAGGGTAATGTTGCTATGGGGGAAGTAGAAGAGCCCCAAACCGTGGTGGTATCCGCAGGAGATACTTTATGGTCTTTGGCTAAAATACATGCACCGGGCCGTGACATTCGCAGCTATATTGAGCAGATCCGCCAGGCAAACCAGCTCTCCGGCTCCGTTTTGCATCCCGGCCAAGAGCTGATTCTCCCCTGATAATAATTTTTTCACTCCCGGTCATGCTATTAACAAAACCTGCGGGGGTGATAATATGTCCGAACATGAAATACCCTGGCATGAAGGAGATATTTTCCACGACAAACTGGATGCCTATCCATTGTATGATTATTTCCCGTTGGAAAAGAAAGCCCCAGAGAAAAAAACAGCAGATTCCAAAATTGAATCATACCTAAAAAAGACCGATTGGCACTAAGCCAATCGGTTTTTTTGTACTTTTTATTTTACATCACAGCCGCAGCCGTTAGTATGGCCGTTGCCATTCATATGACAAATGGAAAGCAGTTTATTGACACCGTTTAAATAAGCCCTGACGGATGCTTCAATGATATCGGTGGAGGTTCCCCGGCCCACAATATTTTTGTCCTGATACTGAATCATGATGGACACCTCACCCAAAGCATCTCGACCTTCGGTGACGCCGCGCAGGTTATAGGTCTCCAGGCGGGGTTCGATACCGGTAATTTTATCAATAGCATTATAGGCGGCATCGATGGGCCCGGCACCGCAGTCGGTTTCCACAAAAATTTCGTCGTCTTTTTTCAGCTTCACCACCGCCGCCGGAATGCTGCGGGAGCCGCTCACCGTTTGCAGGTACTCGAGGGAATAGGTGGGGGCAGCATAGGCCAGACGGTCTGCCATCAACGCTTCCAGATCTTCACGGAATACTTCTTTTTTCTTGTCGGCCAGCTCCAGAAATGCCTCAAAGAATTGGGCAAACTCCGTTTCTTCCAGCACAAAGCCCATTTCCTGCAGTTCATTTTTCACCGCGTGGCGTCCGGAACGGGCGGTGAGCACCATTTGCGCCGCCTTACCACCAATTAATTCGGCATTGATAATTTCATAGGTGGACAGGTTTTTAAGCACTCCGTCCTGGTGAATTCCGGAAGAGTGGGCAAAGGCATTGATACCAATGACCGCTTTGTTAACGGGAATGGGAATACCGGTAAGGTTTGAGACAAGGCGGCTGGTCTTATAGATCTCATCCAGTTGGACATCGGTGCGGTAGTCCTGGAAGTAGTCTTTGCGGATTACCAGCCCGGTTACGATTTCTTCCAGAGCAGCATTGCCCGCCCGTTCGCCGATGCCGTTAATATTACATTCCACCTGGCGCGCTCCGTATTTGATTGCTTCCAGGGAATTGGCCACCGCCAGGCCCAAATCGTTATGGCAATGCACACTGACTATTGCTTTATCGATATTTGGTACCCGGTTCATGATATTGCTGATCATGGCACCGTATTCTTCCGGCACTGCATAACCTACTGTGTCGGGCAGGTTAATAACGGTGGCTCCGGCATTAATCACCGCCTCAATAACGCGGCACATATAATCCAGGTCGCTGCGTGTGGCATCTTCTAAAGAATACTGCACATCCGCAGTATAGCGCTTGGCATACCTGACCGCTTCCACACCCATTTCCAGCAGTGTTTGCGGGTCCTTTTGCAATTTATATTTCATATGGATATCGGAGGAACCAAGAAAAGTATGAATCCGGGGACGTTCCGCATCTTTAATGGCTTCCCAGACCGCATCGATGTCGCCCTGTATTGTACGGGCCAGAGCCGTAATAATGGGACCTTTTACCTGCTGGGCAATACTTTGTACTGCTTTAAACTCGCCGGGAGAAGAGACGGGGAAGCCGCACTCAATCACATCCACATTCAGCTTAGCCAACTGCTTGGCAATCTTTAGTTTCTCTTTGCGGTTAAGCCGTGCGCCGGGAGTTTGTTCCCCGTCACGGAGCGTAGAATCGAAAATCATAATTTTTTCAGTCATAACAATTCCTCCTGCTCATAAAATGATTGATGTAACTAAAAAAAACCTTCGCCGTTTAGAGGCGAAAGGTTTCCGCGGTACCACTCTACTAAGCACGCAGTAATGCTGCGCACCCACTCAAGCCCTTAACGCGGGATGACGGCCAGATCTACTAGTTTCCGTTCGGCTGGCACTCAGGGGGGAGTTTCTGTCCGGTCTTCGGTCCGCCTCGCACCATCCGGCGGCTCTCTGCTCTCCAGAGCCCGACATACTTGCCCCGTCATTGCTTTGTGTCTTTGATTTAAACTTAATAATAACAAATTCAGGAGAAAAGTCAAATGTTTTTTTTATTTAGAAAGAAAAAAAGTATCTAACAGGTGTTTCTTAACAAAGAATTGCATTTACCTGCCTGAGCAAGGAGAAAGTGGAAAATTCAGCGAATTTAACAGTATTGGGCCAGGCAACAAAAGGGGGGTCCGAAAATGACGGCATGCCAACATATCCGGGAAAATGCAATGCATTTGATGGTGCAGACTCCATATACGCTCTTTGCTTACTGGGATGTTACACCGGAATATCTGGAGTTGGCCAAATCATCATTGCCCGGTGAGCATTTTGGTCTGCAAATTCGACTTGTGCGCGAGACAGCAGAAGGGGCAGAGATAGCAGATACCCTGTCTATCCCTTCACAGGAGATAAAAGGAAGAACTTATTTCTCCCGGCAAAACCCCTATAACGCTTACTATGCTGAGCTGGGCCTGTCTTATCAGGGCGGTTTTTTTACCCTGCTTCGTTCCGCCCCGGTGATTACTCCACCGGCAGGTAAAGCCACAAAGCATCTGATGCCTAAATCAACCACTGAAAGCCACCGCAAGGATACGTCCGGTTCGCAGCTTGTGCCCGACTCCTTGCCCTTTGCTTATTCTCCCGCAGAAAATAAAGGCTCGCGAGGTGATTAAATGTCAAAGGGCTATGTAAATTTAGTATTGCATGCACATTTACCGTTTGTCTATGCTGCAGGAAACCGACATCATCTGGAAGAGCGTTGGTTTTTTGAAGCCTTGACTGAATCATATTTACCCCTTTTACTTTCACTGGATCGACTCAGCGAAGACCGGGTGCCTTTTGCGCTTACCCTGTCACTTTCACCTTCTCTTTTGGCCATGCTGGACCACCCGGTTTTGGCCCGGCGCTACGAAGATTACCTGCAGCGTCTCATCCGCCTGGCAGAACAGGAAACCATACGCACCCGCAGCATGGAAGAGTATCATCACCTTGCCCGTTTTTATCTTGACCGTCTGCAGAAAATCCACCGGGCCTACACAGTCACCTATAACTGCGACCTGACATCTGCTTTTGCCCGGCTTTGCCGGACTGAAAAACTGGAGCTGATTACCACCTGTGCCACGCACGGATACCTGCCACTGCTCAAAACACCGGAGGCTGTCCGGGCTCAGGTAGGAATAGGCCTGGAAGCCTTTGCTACCCGTTTCGGTTTTTATCCCCGGGGAATCTGGTTGCCCGAATGCGGTTATTTCTCCGGGCTGGACCACATCCTGGCTGAAAAAAACGTGGAGTATTGTTTTGTGGATACCCACGGCGTACAAAACGCCTGGCCCACTCCCAGACATGATGTATATGCTCCGGTCCAGACTGCAGCGGGAGTTGCTGTTTTTGCCCGGGATCCGGAAACATCTTCTCAGGTTTGGAGCCTTCACTCCGGTTATCCCGGTGATGAGAACTACCGGGAGTATTACCGCGATATCGGTTTTGAACTGGATGAGGACTATATTAAACAGTACCTGCCTTATCCTGTCCGGGTAAATACCGGGATGAAATATTGGCGCGTCACCGGAGGTGAGGGCCCCAAAGAGCCCTATAACCCCCACAGAGCGCAACAAAAGGCTCTGGAGCACGCGCAAAACTTTCACTTTAACCGGGAGCGGCAAATCGAATATCTACAAAACGAAGGTAATCAATCTCCTGTGGTTACCGCTCCCTATGATGCTGAGCTATTTGGTCACTGGTGGTTTGAAGGCCCTGATTTTCTGGAGCAGTTATTTCGCCACGCTGCAGAACATCAGGATGTTTATACTTTTACCACCCCCTCGGGCTATATAGATGCCCACGGCAGCGGTTCCCGGGCGGAACTTACCCATTCCAGCTGGGGGGAAGGGGGCTACAGTCAGGTTTGGCTCAATCCCAAAAATGACTGGCTCTACCCGCCGGCGCATCAGGCAGAAACATGCCTGATTCGCCAAGCCACCGCTCACCCCGACCCCGATGATGCTCAAAAAAGGGCTTTAACCCAGATGGGTCGGGAACTTTTGTTGGTACAAAGCTCTGACTGGGCCTTTATGCTCAATGCAGGTACCACAGACAACTATGCCCGCAGCCGCTTTAACTGTCACCTGGAAAACTTCCGGCGTTTAGACCATATGCTCTCCGAAGGCAGGGTTCTCCTTGATGAGGTCACCGCCATGGAAACAGACGCATCCGGCCTTTTTCCCGGCATGCATACCAGAGCCTATGCGCCGGAACCTCTGACTTCAGCGGCAAATTTAAGTGAAAATCCGGCCACGCTCATGCTGTCCTGGGAGTATCCGCCGCAAATTATGGGCGGGTTGGCCAGGCATGTTGACGATCTCAGCCAGACACTGTGTGAAATGAATCAGCCGGTTTCGGTGCTTACTTCCCACGCCGGCGATATGCCGGCTCAGGAGATAAACGGCGGAGTACAGGTCTATCGGGTAGCTCCTTATCAACGGGCCGGAGAAGAAATAGATTTTCATGACTGGGTCATGCAGTTAAACCTGGTATTCTTTAACTTCGCCCAACACATTGTTCCGGCCAACCAATTTGCCGTTCTCCACGCCCATGACTGGCTGGTGGGCACCGCGGCATTAGGCATGAAACGCTTTTGGCGCCTGCCCCTGGTTGCCACTATCCATGCCACAGAATACGGCAGAAACGGCGGACTGTTTACCCCGCTGCAAAAACAAATCCACCAACACGAGCAAAAACTGGTGGACGGGGCAGACCGGGTTATCTGCTGCAGCGAATATATGGCTCGGGAAGTATGCCGCCTTTTTGATGCACCTGCGGAAAAGATAACGGTCATCGAAAACGGTGTTATGCAGGAAAAGGTGGCCGCCAAACCCTTTTCCCGCCTGGAGCGGCAGCAATACGCCCGTGAGGATGAAGCAATTATCTTTTTTGTGGGGCGGCTGGTCCGGGAAAAGGGGGTAGAGGTACTTCTGCGTGCTCTGCCCGCCGTCTTTGCCGCTCATCCCAAAACACGGGCTGTCATCAGCGGCAAAGGCCCCATGCTGGAGTCGCTAAAACAGCAGGCCAAGGATCTGGGCATTGCCGCCAAAGTTACCTTCACCGGCTTTATCACCGACACGGAGCGAAATCGTCTTTTGGCTGCCGCAGACATTGCCGTCTTTCCCAGCCTTTACGAGCCGTTTGGCATTGTGGCGCTGGAAGCCATGATTGCTGAAACTCCTGTGGTGGTCTCCGATGTGGGCGGCATGGGGGAAGTGGTCATTGACGGAGTAGACGGCCTGAAATGCCCCCCCGGCAATACCAAAGCCCTGTCTTCCTGTATACGCACTTTACTGGAAGACAAAAAGCTTTCTGCCAGGCTGGCCAAACAGGGCAAAGAAAAAGCCACCACCACATTTTCCTGGGATACGCTGGCGCAAAAAACAAAACAGGTCTACCGGGAGGTCTGGGAAGCAGCCAGACTGCCCGAGCCGCAGAGCAAGGAGGAGGATTATGCCACGTCCACTGGTACTGGGTAACGGCCAAATGCTGATAAACTTTGACAGCTCTTTAAATATCCGTGACTTGTATTTTCCCTATGTGGGGCAACTTAATCATGTGGGAGGCCACTACTGCTCCTTTGGAATCTGGGCGGACGGACGCTTTGCCTGGTGCTACGACAAGAACTGGGAAAAAACCATTGGCTACAAGCATGAGTCTCTGGTCAGCGAAGTCAGTGCCCGCCATGATAAACTGGAAATAGAGCTATACATCAATGATGCGGTGCACTTTACCGACAACATCTATCTGAAACGGATGACGGTAAAAAATAAGGCCGCTAAAAAAAGGGAAATTCGCATCTTTTTTACCCATGACTTTTCCATCGATGAAAGTGAAGTAGGCGATACCGCCGTCTATAATCCGGAAATTCCCGCCATTTACCACTACAAACGGAATCGCTACTTTTTGGCCAACGGCAGAGCTGACGGCCAGCTGATCTATGAATTTGCCACCGGCATAAAACGCTTCGGTGGAGCGGAAGGAACCTGGCGGGATGCCGAGGACGGCCGGTTAGCCAATAACCCCATCGCTCAGGGTTCAGTGGACAGCACCATTTCTTTTCGGATGTTTTTGGATGCCGGAGAAGAAAAAACGTTATATTATTGGCTGGTTGTGGGCAGAAACTATCAAGAGGTCCGGGACCTGGATAAGTATGTGGTGGACCGTACCCCGGCCCGCCTGCTGGAGCGAATTGAAACATACATGGCCAACTGGGTCAACAAACAAGACACCCACTTTGCCAATCTGCCACAGAATGTGGTAGACCAATACAAACGCAGCCTGTTGATTACCAGCACACAAATTGACCGCAACATGGGAGCCATCATCGCCGCCAATGATTCAGATATTATCCAGTTTAACCGTGACCATTACAGCTACATGTGGCCTCGAGACGGAGCCCTGGTAGCCATGGCTGCCATCCAGGCCGGTTACCCTGAGCTTGTCACCCAGTTTTTCTATTTCTGCGAAAACTCCATCACCGATAAAGGGTTTTTGCTGCATAAATATAACCCCGACGGGTCGGTGGGTTCATCATGGCATCCGTGGGTGGAACACGGACGGGCACAACTGCCCATCCAGGAAGACGAAACCGCCCTTGTAATCTGTGCCCTGTGGGAATATTATCAGAAACAGAAGAATTTAAACTTTGTCCAGTTCTGTTACCGCGGTTTTGTAAAACCTGCCGCCGATTTTATGATGAACTACATCGATGACGAGCTGGAGCTTCCCTTACCCAGCTATGATTTATGGGAAGAGAGAAGGGGGGTCTTTACATACACCGCAGCCACTGTTTACGCAGCACTTCAAGCCGCCTCCCGCTTTGCCGATATCCTGGGCGAGGAAGAAAAATGCCATGCCTACGCAGAAGCGGCCCGCAAACTGCATAAAGCCATCATGACTCATCTTTACGATGAAGATCTGGGCCGATTTATCCGGGGCTATCTTGTTAAACCCGACGGAACTTTGCAAAAAGACAGTACCTTGGAAAGTTCCCTGTGGGCGCTCTTTGCTTTTGAAGTGTTAGAACCCGACGATAATCGCCTAATCAATACGATGGAGGCCATTGAAAAGGGTTTATGGGTAAAAACAGAAGTTGGCGGCATTGCCCGCTATACAGATGATTATTACTTCCAAAAGTCCCGGGAGATTGAAACGGTTCCCGGCAATCCCTGGATTATCTGTACCCTATGGCTGGCTCAATGGCATATTGCCAAAGCCAAAACCACCGAAGATCTGGAACAGGCGGTGGAGCTGTTGTCCTGGGCTGACCGCTGGTCGCTTTCCTCCGGAGTACTCTCAGAGCAACTGCATCCTTACAACGGTTCACCGGTGTCTGTGGCACCCCTGACCTGGTCCCATGCCACCTATGTTGCCACCGTAGGTGCTTACCTGAAAAAATATGAGGAACTAACCGATATCACCTGTCAATGGTAAATCCATATTAAACGGAGAAAAAATATGACCAACAACTTATATGCCGCCATAGATCTGGGCGGCACCAAAATCTACTCTGTTTTGGCCGACAGTAAGGGAGACATCCTGGCCCACACAAGACTGGAAACCCGTGCCCGTGAAGGGTCGGAAACAGTAATGGATCAGATGGTATCCTCTGTTGACCAACTCCTGGAGAAGTCCGGCGGGAAAAAAGAACAACTAGCCAAGATAGGTGTGTGCATTGCCGGCTTCTATGACTGGGAAAAGCGCCTGTTAATCCATTCGCCCAATATGGCCGGCTGGTCCGATGTGGATGTGGAAAGCCGGCTGCAGGACAAGCTGGGTATCCCGGTTATTGCCGAAAACGATGCCAATGCGGCGGCTCTGGGAGAATCACGCCGCGGCGCGGGGCAGGGAAGCGGTGACATGGTTTTTATCACAGTAAGTACCGGCATCGGGGCCGGTCTAATAACAGACGGCAAGATATACCGCGGTAGCCGGGGGTTTGCCGGTGAAGCAGGCCATATGGTGGTTAAACCGGACGGGCCACTTTGCGGCTGCGGCCGCCGCGGCTGCCTGGAAACAGTGGCTTCCGGCACAGCAATTGCCCGCATTGCCAATGAACAAATGCAAAACGGCCGCAAAACTATCTTATCCGAAATTACAGCACAAAACAGCAAGGTCACAGCTCCCGATGTGTTTGCCGCAGCCAAAAAGAAAGACCCTTTGGCTCAGGAAGTACTGCAGGGAGCCATACATTATCTGGGTATAGGACTTGTGAACCTGGTTAACCTCTTAAATCCGCAGGTAATAGTAATTGGCGGCGGCGTGGCAGAAGCCGGAGACGACCTGTTTGTGCCCCTGCGACAAATTATTGCCGAACATGCAGTTCCGCCGGCAGCCGCATCCGTAACGCTACGTAAAGCAGAACTGGGCGTGGAAGCGGGAGTAGCCGGCATGCTCTGCCTGCTGACAGAATCAAAGGCTTTGGGGGAGGGAGAATAGATGAGATTTGGACCAAATCTGGCGGGAGACTGGGAAAAAGGCGCTGAAAAGGAATGGCTCTTAACAAATGGCTTAGGTGATTATGCCGGAGGCACCATTGCCGGCACCAATACCCGTCGTTATCACGGCCTCTTAATCGCCAGTCCTCCCACCGGCGGCGGGCGCCGTTTATTTGTCAGCAAAGTACAGGAAGAATTAACGGTGGAAGGCAAAACTTATTATTTGGCGGCCAATGAACTGGCAGACGGGTACCGCCAAAACGGCAATATACATTTAGTGGAATTTATCCTGGAGCCAATTCCCACCTTCGTATATCGCCTGGAAGACATTTACCTCATAAAAGAGCTGTTTATGGTTCACGGCGAAGCCACCACCATTGTCCGTTATAAGCTGGAGGCCAACCGACCCTGCAGCTTGCGAATTTACCCTCTGGTAAACGATCGTTCCCATCATAGTGTAAATGACAGCCCGTCCTGGCCCTTTGATAAAAAAATTGAAAAGACATGCGTCCATGTCAACTCACCGGATGGCCCCACCGTTACCCTGGAAGCCACAACCGGAGTGTTTAAGGAAATGTATGCCTGGTTCCATAACATGTGCTACCCCCATGAGAAGGAAAGGGGGGAGGAGCACCTGGAACATCACTTTATACCCGGATTCTGGGAGATGGAGTTTGAGTCCGGCGGAGAATTTGCCCTGTCTGCCTCACTTCACGGGTCCCGTGTGGAACAGTACAACCAGCTATACGAAAAAGAAATCAATAGACGCAAAGAGGTTACCGCCCGGGTTCGCACACAAAAACCTCTTTGTCGCGAACTGGCACGCGCCGGTGATAAATTTATTGTCAAAAAAAATGGAGAAACCGGCATTATTGCCGGCTATCCGTGGTTTGATGAATGGGGCCGTGATACGTTCATTTCTCTGCCCGGTTTACTGCTGGTAACGGGGATGTACGAAGAGGCCCGGCAAGTACTGGCCAAATATGCCCGCTATGAACAAAACGGACTGATGCCCAATTTTATCCCCGATGACGGGGGAGAACCGCAATATAACACTGTAGATGCGTCCCTTTGGTATATCCAGGCCGTAAAAAGCTACCTGGATTATACCGGAGACATGTCCTTTATTAAAACAGAAATTTATCCCATCCTCAAAAAAATAATCCAAAGCTACCGGGTGGGTACAGACTACGGCATTGTCATGGATGCCGACGGCCTGATTACCGCTGGTGAAAAAGGGGTTCAGCTAACCTGGATGGATGCCAAGGTGGGAGAATGGGTAGTGACACCGCGCCACGGCAAGGCAGTAGAGATAAATGCTCTGTGGTATAACGCTCTTTATTTCATGACCCTTTTGGCCGGCTGCATCGGAGATCAGGATGCTCGTAAGCTTTACGGTGAACTGGCTCTGCGCGTCCAGGAAAAATTCCCCACCACGTTCTGGTGTGTTCGTCATGATTACCTGGCCGATGTGGTCTTTCGCGGTGAAAGGGATGAACGGCTGCGGCCAAACCAGATTTTTGCCTTAAGCCTGCCGTACCGCTTACTCTCCACCCGGCAGGAAAAACAGGTTTTAAACGCCGTTGGCCGTCATCTCTACACTCCCTTTGGCCTGCGCACCTTAGCGCCTTACGAGACAGATTACCGCCCCGGATACTTTGGCGACAGGCTCAGCAGAGACGGCGCTTATCACCAGGGCACTGCCTGGGCATGGCTCATCGGCCCTTACGTGTCAGCGTACCGACGCGTACACAAATACTCCAGGCCTTCCCGTAAAGTAGCTACACGTATGCTGGCCCCGTTTTTTCACCACCTCTTTGACTTTGGCCTGGCTTCCATTGCAGAAATCTATGACGGAGAGCACCCCCACACACCCCGCGGCTGCCCGTATCAGGCCTGGAGCGTAGCCGAGCTGTTACGCGTCTACGTCCAGGAAGTACTGGAGAAGCGCCCCAAACCCCAGTGGGTGTGTGAAACTAATATTCAGTCATAATCCTTTTCACCCCAGGATAATTGTGATAATATTTGATATAGACAGAAATTTATCACAATTTGGAGGAGACATTCTTGGGAGAACTTCTGGCACTGCTGGGTGGCTTCTTTTTTAGTTCCAGCAATCTGATGGCCCGTCAGGGCATGAAAACCATGGAAAGAAACGGCGGCCAGCTGGTTACGCTGCTGATGACAAATACGGTCAACATCATTGCCTTACTGATTCTTGTTCTTTTATCGGCGTTGCCGCAGCTGACATTCTGGGGACTGTTTTATTTTGGCCTGGCAGGAGTATTTACCACCTTTGCCGGGCGCTTTTTCCTGTTTGCCTCAATTGAGCGCATCGGCGCTACCCGTGCCGGCCTCTTTAAAGTGTCGGCACCGATGTTTACCATCTTTTTGGGCATTACCATTCTGGGGGACCGACTAACCCCCACAGACTTCATCGGTTCTGCGGTGGTGCTTTCCGGCCTTTATATCTTATCTGCGTCTAAAGATATGAAAGCGCCTTCTGCCAACATCGGTATTGTTCCGGCAGAGGTAGCAAAAACCAGAGAAAAGCCCTTTGCTCTGGACATGGGAGTAATTTTCGGTGTGCTTTCCGGACTATCTCTCAGCGTGGGCCATATATTGCGCCAATTGGGAATGCGCCAAATCGGCTCGCCCATCGTCGGTGTGGCGGCAGGGACAGTAGTATCTTTGCTCTGCATCATCATCTACATGCTAATAAAAAACCGCGGTGATTTCGAAAACATAACTGCTTCCGCCAAGCAGGCACTTTGCTTTAAAAAAGAGTGCCGCGGCTACCTGTGGTGCGGCTTCTTCAACACCCTGGCACAATACCTGTTTTTTGCTTCACTGCTCTATACCAGCGTATCCATCGCCAACATCCTCATCTCCACAGAAGCACTGTTTAACCTACTGCTGGTGGCACTATTTTTCCGCTCCGACGAACCGCTGTCACCACGTCTTATTTTTATCTCCCTGTTTATCCTGGCAGGTGTGGTTTTGGTAATTCTATAAATCCGGCTGCGGCCGGTTTTTTATTTACTCTGCACAAGCTGCGCAATACCTTCAGAAGATTAATAAAGCCGACACCTACAGGTGCCGGCTTTATGTTTAGAAGGCAAAGATCACAGGTAACCAGAAGTAAGCAAATAACGTAATCACCGCTATCCCCAGGATGTTTAGCCAGGAGCCGGCCTTTACCATTTGGGGAATGGTAATGTAGCCGCTACCAAAGATTACTGCGTTTGGTGGTGTGGCCACCGGCAGCATAAACGCATATGAGGCTGCGGTAGCTGCGGTAATCATTAAAGCAAAAGGATGAATGGCCATGGCAGCAGCCATTGCCGCCATAATGGGCATCATCATGGAAGTGGTGGCGGTGTTGGAGGTGATTTCCGTCAGATAAATTACCAGAGCCACAACTGCCAGCACAATCCAAATCATTTGTGCACCTTCAAGAACAGAGAGCTGCATGCCGATCCACTCAGCCAGACCTGAATTTGTAAATCCGGCTGCGATGGCAAGGCCGCCCCCAAACAATAACAGGATACCCCAGGGAACCTTAACGGCCGTATGCCAGTCGTTTAAAAACTCTCCTTTTTTCAGGTTAACGGGAATAAGGAAGGTGATAATAGCCCCTAAAATAGCTATCAGCGCATCATTTATCATGGGGAAATAGTTCTCCAGAACAAAGGAGCGACTAATCCAGGCCAGTGCCACAAAGAGAAACACTGCGCCCACCATTTTTTCTTCTCTGGAGATTATGCCAAGCTCGGCCTGTTCCTTACGAATAACTTCACGGCCCCCGGGAATCTCTTTAAGTTTGGTGGGATACGCAACCCGGGTCATGTACAGCCAGGCCAAAACCATGAAAATTATAGAAATGGGCATTCCATAAGCCATCCACTGGGCAAAACCAATGGTCACGCCAAACATTTCCTCAGCTGCTCCGGCAAAGATAATGTTGGGGGGAGTACCAATAAGGGTGGCAACACCGCCGATGGATGCAGAATAGCCGATACAAAGCATCAGGCAGGTACCGAAATTAAACTTACCCTTACGGACATCAATTCCCTCAATACCCTGCTCCTGGACCAACGTAGCCACCTGCAAAATCACAGCAAGACCAATGGGTAGCATCATCATGGTGGTGGCGGTATTGGAAATCCACATGGACAGAAAACCGGTAGCGGCCATAAAGCCCAGAATAAGCCGGTTGGGGCTGGTGCCGATAAAATTAATAATTGCCAGAGCAATACGGCAGTGCAGATTCCATTTTTCCATGCACACCGCAATCATAAAACCACCCATGAACAAAAACACATTAGGGTTAGCATACGGTGCAGTGGTTTCTCCCACAGCCATGGCACCGGTTAATGGAAAGAGTACAATAGGAAGAAGGGAAGTTACAGGAATGGGAATAGCCTCGGTAATCCACCAGGTGGCAATCCAGGCGGTACTGGCCAGAACACGCTGTGCGTCCACACTCATACCTTCTGGGGTGGGCATCACTAAGAAGATTATAAAGAGCAGAGGACCTAAGAAAAGTCCGATTCTTTGGCGTGGTCCGTAATCATGACTTACATCCATTCCTTCTTT contains:
- a CDS encoding glycoside hydrolase family 15 protein produces the protein MPRPLVLGNGQMLINFDSSLNIRDLYFPYVGQLNHVGGHYCSFGIWADGRFAWCYDKNWEKTIGYKHESLVSEVSARHDKLEIELYINDAVHFTDNIYLKRMTVKNKAAKKREIRIFFTHDFSIDESEVGDTAVYNPEIPAIYHYKRNRYFLANGRADGQLIYEFATGIKRFGGAEGTWRDAEDGRLANNPIAQGSVDSTISFRMFLDAGEEKTLYYWLVVGRNYQEVRDLDKYVVDRTPARLLERIETYMANWVNKQDTHFANLPQNVVDQYKRSLLITSTQIDRNMGAIIAANDSDIIQFNRDHYSYMWPRDGALVAMAAIQAGYPELVTQFFYFCENSITDKGFLLHKYNPDGSVGSSWHPWVEHGRAQLPIQEDETALVICALWEYYQKQKNLNFVQFCYRGFVKPAADFMMNYIDDELELPLPSYDLWEERRGVFTYTAATVYAALQAASRFADILGEEEKCHAYAEAARKLHKAIMTHLYDEDLGRFIRGYLVKPDGTLQKDSTLESSLWALFAFEVLEPDDNRLINTMEAIEKGLWVKTEVGGIARYTDDYYFQKSREIETVPGNPWIICTLWLAQWHIAKAKTTEDLEQAVELLSWADRWSLSSGVLSEQLHPYNGSPVSVAPLTWSHATYVATVGAYLKKYEELTDITCQW
- a CDS encoding ROK family protein — its product is MTNNLYAAIDLGGTKIYSVLADSKGDILAHTRLETRAREGSETVMDQMVSSVDQLLEKSGGKKEQLAKIGVCIAGFYDWEKRLLIHSPNMAGWSDVDVESRLQDKLGIPVIAENDANAAALGESRRGAGQGSGDMVFITVSTGIGAGLITDGKIYRGSRGFAGEAGHMVVKPDGPLCGCGRRGCLETVASGTAIARIANEQMQNGRKTILSEITAQNSKVTAPDVFAAAKKKDPLAQEVLQGAIHYLGIGLVNLVNLLNPQVIVIGGGVAEAGDDLFVPLRQIIAEHAVPPAAASVTLRKAELGVEAGVAGMLCLLTESKALGEGE
- a CDS encoding amylo-alpha-1,6-glucosidase, with protein sequence MRFGPNLAGDWEKGAEKEWLLTNGLGDYAGGTIAGTNTRRYHGLLIASPPTGGGRRLFVSKVQEELTVEGKTYYLAANELADGYRQNGNIHLVEFILEPIPTFVYRLEDIYLIKELFMVHGEATTIVRYKLEANRPCSLRIYPLVNDRSHHSVNDSPSWPFDKKIEKTCVHVNSPDGPTVTLEATTGVFKEMYAWFHNMCYPHEKERGEEHLEHHFIPGFWEMEFESGGEFALSASLHGSRVEQYNQLYEKEINRRKEVTARVRTQKPLCRELARAGDKFIVKKNGETGIIAGYPWFDEWGRDTFISLPGLLLVTGMYEEARQVLAKYARYEQNGLMPNFIPDDGGEPQYNTVDASLWYIQAVKSYLDYTGDMSFIKTEIYPILKKIIQSYRVGTDYGIVMDADGLITAGEKGVQLTWMDAKVGEWVVTPRHGKAVEINALWYNALYFMTLLAGCIGDQDARKLYGELALRVQEKFPTTFWCVRHDYLADVVFRGERDERLRPNQIFALSLPYRLLSTRQEKQVLNAVGRHLYTPFGLRTLAPYETDYRPGYFGDRLSRDGAYHQGTAWAWLIGPYVSAYRRVHKYSRPSRKVATRMLAPFFHHLFDFGLASIAEIYDGEHPHTPRGCPYQAWSVAELLRVYVQEVLEKRPKPQWVCETNIQS
- a CDS encoding DMT family transporter, which translates into the protein MGELLALLGGFFFSSSNLMARQGMKTMERNGGQLVTLLMTNTVNIIALLILVLLSALPQLTFWGLFYFGLAGVFTTFAGRFFLFASIERIGATRAGLFKVSAPMFTIFLGITILGDRLTPTDFIGSAVVLSGLYILSASKDMKAPSANIGIVPAEVAKTREKPFALDMGVIFGVLSGLSLSVGHILRQLGMRQIGSPIVGVAAGTVVSLLCIIIYMLIKNRGDFENITASAKQALCFKKECRGYLWCGFFNTLAQYLFFASLLYTSVSIANILISTEALFNLLLVALFFRSDEPLSPRLIFISLFILAGVVLVIL